From a single Novipirellula caenicola genomic region:
- a CDS encoding BBP7 family outer membrane beta-barrel protein, which produces MPSVRQLSFFVATLMLGTLLATDADAQTTSSSQRTLRKNERTARANWQPVRKSNLTDADAGFVSASKSASQTTAKKTSPAASNSAVRQASHVQQTGHEVIDPSYPPHSIIEEPIIHGPSDGYVELEPFHGGSVACDAMPGGVGCGCGSMSCDGGCDSMGSCGYGACEEPCGANGWRPCVTLCVPQDGWVSFEYLSWWQDGMSLPPLVTTSTDANVAQAQAGVLGQSTTRILFGGDEVLTDQFDGGRLRMGLWLDRCHTWAIAGEYFKIGSESESFFANSNGDPVLARPFFNVNPTTGSAREDSELVAFGGTGNVRVSGSVSAVAESELLGAGFHFRNLRASNEGCNTWGLFGCPQQFCSRTEALIGYRHLQLTEGVVIQERLTGINPVGNFDINDSFRTRNQFNGVDLGWFYTQNRGNWTLDSTIRLALGTTHQTVSINGQTTISGDPTAAGSQTYQGGLLAQASNIGTYKRDEFAVVPEFDINLGYRLNKNWRVMVGYTFLYWSNVVRPGEQISRDLNPSQLAPAEDPLTGAARPGFAFDSVDYWAQGINAGLEYRW; this is translated from the coding sequence ATGCCTTCCGTTAGACAACTCTCCTTTTTCGTCGCCACGTTGATGTTGGGGACGCTGCTCGCGACTGACGCCGACGCTCAGACCACCAGCTCAAGCCAACGTACACTTCGCAAGAACGAGCGAACTGCACGAGCGAATTGGCAGCCAGTGCGAAAGTCTAATCTGACCGACGCCGATGCGGGCTTCGTTAGTGCAAGCAAATCGGCTTCCCAAACAACTGCCAAGAAGACCTCACCGGCTGCTAGCAACTCGGCTGTTCGTCAGGCGAGTCATGTTCAGCAAACCGGTCATGAGGTGATCGATCCATCCTACCCACCGCATTCGATTATCGAAGAACCGATCATTCACGGTCCTAGCGACGGCTATGTCGAATTGGAACCCTTCCACGGCGGCTCGGTGGCGTGCGACGCCATGCCCGGCGGCGTTGGATGTGGTTGCGGATCGATGAGCTGTGATGGCGGCTGCGATTCGATGGGCAGCTGCGGTTATGGTGCATGCGAGGAACCGTGCGGAGCCAATGGTTGGCGTCCTTGCGTGACGCTGTGCGTTCCGCAAGACGGCTGGGTTTCGTTTGAATATCTATCGTGGTGGCAAGACGGCATGAGTCTGCCTCCGCTGGTGACGACAAGCACCGATGCCAACGTGGCTCAAGCTCAAGCCGGTGTCCTTGGTCAATCGACCACGCGTATCCTGTTTGGCGGCGACGAGGTTTTGACGGATCAATTCGATGGTGGCCGCTTGCGTATGGGGCTGTGGTTGGACCGCTGTCACACCTGGGCGATCGCCGGTGAATACTTCAAAATTGGTAGCGAAAGCGAATCGTTCTTCGCAAACAGCAATGGCGACCCCGTTTTGGCTCGCCCCTTTTTCAATGTGAATCCGACGACCGGCAGTGCTCGTGAAGACTCGGAATTGGTCGCTTTTGGCGGTACGGGAAACGTTCGTGTTTCGGGTTCGGTATCGGCGGTAGCGGAAAGCGAATTGCTCGGTGCCGGCTTCCACTTTCGCAACTTGCGAGCTTCTAACGAAGGCTGCAACACATGGGGATTGTTTGGTTGCCCGCAACAATTCTGCTCACGTACCGAAGCGTTGATCGGATACCGTCACTTGCAACTTACCGAAGGCGTGGTCATCCAAGAGCGTTTGACCGGAATCAACCCTGTCGGCAACTTTGATATCAATGATAGTTTCCGAACTCGAAACCAGTTCAATGGCGTCGACCTTGGTTGGTTCTACACTCAGAATCGTGGCAATTGGACGCTCGACAGCACCATTCGTCTGGCTTTGGGGACAACTCACCAAACCGTTTCGATCAATGGTCAAACCACAATTTCGGGTGACCCGACCGCAGCGGGCAGCCAGACTTACCAAGGCGGCTTGCTAGCTCAAGCGTCGAACATTGGAACGTACAAACGCGATGAATTCGCAGTGGTTCCCGAGTTTGATATCAATCTTGGCTACCGTTTGAACAAGAACTGGCGGGTGATGGTCGGTTACACGTTCCTGTACTGGTCCAACGTGGTCCGTCCCGGAGAGCAGATCTCGCGTGACCTAAACCCAAGCCAATTGGCACCGGCCGAGGACCCGTTAACGGGGGCCGCGCGACCTGGTTTCGCATTCGACTCGGTTGATTACTGGGCTCAAGGAATCAACGCCGGCTTGGAATACCGTTGGTAG